A single Pantoea rwandensis DNA region contains:
- the rutG gene encoding pyrimidine utilization transport protein G, translated as MANSWFPRWQKKSAMTEDGLIAPDETLPFGQTFVLGLQHAVAMFGATVLMPLLMGLDPNLAILVSGIGTLLFFVVTAGRVPSYLGSSAAFVGVIIAVTGFNGQGLNPNLALALGGVIACGALYTLIGLIVMKVGTGWIERLMPPVVTGAVVMAIGLNLAPIAVHGVSASMFDSWMAVMTVLCIGVVAVFTRGLVQRLLILVGLIVAWAIYALLTNVFGLGKPVDFSGVANAPWFGLPHTTAPVFDMQAIVMIAPIAIILVAENLGHIKAVAGMTGRNLDPWMGRAFVGDGLATMLSGSMGGSGVTTYAENIGVMAVTKVYSTLAFVAAAVIALILGFSPKFGALIHTIPGPVIGGASIVVFGLIAVAGARIWVQNNVDFSQNGNLIMVATTLVLGAGDFALKIGSFTIGGIGTATFGAIILNAILKRRGAALANQAARQQP; from the coding sequence ATGGCGAATTCCTGGTTCCCCCGCTGGCAGAAAAAGTCAGCCATGACCGAAGATGGGCTGATTGCACCGGATGAAACCCTGCCGTTTGGGCAGACATTTGTGCTGGGCTTGCAGCATGCTGTAGCAATGTTTGGCGCGACGGTATTGATGCCGTTGCTGATGGGACTGGACCCCAATCTGGCGATTCTGGTTTCTGGCATCGGCACGCTGCTGTTTTTTGTTGTGACCGCCGGCCGCGTCCCCAGTTATCTCGGATCCAGCGCCGCCTTTGTTGGGGTCATTATCGCGGTGACCGGATTTAACGGCCAGGGATTGAACCCTAATCTGGCCCTGGCGCTGGGCGGGGTCATTGCGTGTGGCGCACTCTATACCCTGATTGGCCTGATTGTGATGAAAGTCGGTACGGGTTGGATTGAACGCCTGATGCCGCCTGTCGTCACCGGTGCAGTGGTGATGGCGATTGGCCTTAATCTGGCTCCAATCGCCGTGCACGGTGTTTCTGCATCGATGTTTGACAGCTGGATGGCGGTGATGACGGTGTTATGCATCGGCGTGGTCGCGGTCTTCACTCGCGGTCTGGTTCAGCGCTTACTGATTCTGGTTGGCCTGATTGTCGCCTGGGCGATCTACGCCTTGCTCACCAATGTGTTTGGCCTCGGCAAGCCGGTCGATTTTAGCGGTGTCGCCAATGCGCCATGGTTTGGTTTACCGCACACCACCGCACCGGTGTTTGATATGCAGGCGATAGTGATGATTGCCCCTATCGCCATCATTCTGGTGGCTGAAAACCTTGGTCATATTAAAGCCGTTGCCGGTATGACGGGGCGCAATCTGGATCCCTGGATGGGGCGTGCGTTTGTCGGGGATGGCCTCGCCACCATGCTGTCAGGTTCGATGGGAGGTAGCGGCGTGACAACTTACGCAGAGAATATCGGCGTCATGGCGGTCACCAAAGTCTATTCGACACTGGCGTTTGTCGCGGCAGCAGTGATTGCGCTGATACTCGGCTTTTCACCGAAGTTTGGTGCCTTGATCCATACCATTCCCGGCCCGGTGATTGGCGGTGCCTCTATTGTGGTATTCGGCTTGATTGCCGTGGCAGGTGCGCGAATCTGGGTGCAAAACAACGTTGATTTCAGTCAGAACGGCAATTTAATCATGGTGGCCACCACGTTAGTGCTGGGCGCTGGCGATTTCGCTTTGAAGATCGGCAGTTTCACCATTGGGGGAATTGGCACAGCAACCTTCGGTGCCATCATTCTTAACGCGATCCTCAAACGTCGTGGTGCCGCACTGGCAAACCAGGCGGCACGACAGCAACCTTAA
- a CDS encoding DMT family transporter, whose amino-acid sequence MSASSSRLSLRITRQELVLIFITMVWGGTFLVVHRAMAHSGPFFFVGLRFATASLLLAFFFRRYLKQMTWLEVKAGALIGLAIAGGYGLQTWGMQTISSSQSAFLTALYVPVVPLLQWIFLRRPPGLMAWIGIMLAFTGLVLVAGPQDGSLTLNAGEIATLLSTLAIAAEIILISRFAGQVDVRRVTLIQLMVASACAFVFMIPNGESVPTISTPLLLSALGLGAASALIQVTMNWAQRSVSPTRATVIYAGEPVWAGVVGRIAGERLPAAALLGGALIVCGVIVSELRLRRKKAVPEQAPLEP is encoded by the coding sequence ATGTCCGCTTCAAGCTCACGTCTCAGCCTGCGTATTACGCGTCAGGAACTTGTCCTTATCTTCATCACCATGGTTTGGGGGGGCACCTTTTTGGTGGTTCACCGGGCGATGGCGCACTCTGGTCCGTTTTTCTTTGTGGGGCTGCGCTTTGCGACGGCATCGCTGTTGCTGGCCTTCTTCTTTCGTCGCTACCTGAAACAGATGACATGGCTCGAAGTTAAGGCCGGTGCGTTGATAGGACTGGCGATTGCAGGTGGCTACGGCTTACAAACCTGGGGAATGCAAACCATTTCCAGCAGTCAGTCGGCGTTTTTAACGGCGCTGTATGTGCCGGTGGTGCCATTGCTGCAATGGATATTTCTGCGCCGCCCACCTGGATTAATGGCATGGATTGGCATCATGCTGGCGTTCACCGGTTTAGTGCTGGTGGCCGGGCCGCAAGATGGCAGCCTGACATTAAACGCCGGTGAAATAGCCACATTGCTCAGTACGCTGGCCATCGCGGCTGAAATCATTCTGATTAGCCGCTTTGCCGGGCAGGTAGATGTGCGTCGTGTGACGCTGATTCAGCTGATGGTCGCATCGGCCTGTGCCTTTGTCTTTATGATCCCTAACGGCGAGTCGGTCCCAACAATCTCAACGCCATTGCTGTTGAGTGCACTGGGGCTAGGTGCGGCCAGTGCATTGATTCAGGTGACAATGAACTGGGCGCAGCGCAGCGTGTCGCCGACACGTGCCACAGTGATTTACGCCGGTGAACCGGTCTGGGCAGGGGTGGTAGGGCGTATTGCGGGTGAACGTTTACCGGCCGCCGCCCTGTTGGGTGGTGCGCTGATCGTCTGTGGGGTCATCGTCAGCGAGTTACGACTTCGCCGCAAGAAAGCGGTGCCTGAGCAGGCACCGCTGGAGCCTTAA
- a CDS encoding general stress protein, producing MAQHRGGSGNFAEDRERAAEAGRKGGKNSGGNFRNDPQRASEAGEKGGRSRSKK from the coding sequence ATGGCACAACATCGTGGAGGATCAGGTAATTTCGCGGAGGATCGCGAGAGAGCCGCGGAAGCCGGACGTAAAGGCGGCAAAAATAGCGGCGGTAATTTTAGGAACGACCCGCAACGCGCTTCCGAAGCAGGTGAAAAAGGGGGACGCAGTCGCAGCAAGAAGTAA
- the wrbA gene encoding NAD(P)H:quinone oxidoreductase yields MAKVLVLYYSMYGHIETMAQAVAEGAKSVSGAEVTILRVPESMDAERFAQVGGKVNQSAAEAKPEDLTQYDAIIVGTPTRFGNMAGQMRNFWDRTGGLWASGALYGKLASVFASTGTGGGQEQTITSVWTTLAHHGMVIVPIGYGTKELFDISQVRGGTPYGATTIAGGDGSRQPSAEELGIARYQGQYVAGLAVKLQG; encoded by the coding sequence ATGGCAAAAGTTTTGGTGCTTTATTACTCAATGTATGGACATATCGAAACCATGGCGCAAGCCGTGGCTGAAGGCGCAAAGAGTGTGAGCGGTGCAGAAGTCACTATTCTTCGTGTACCGGAAAGCATGGATGCGGAGAGATTTGCGCAGGTGGGCGGCAAGGTGAATCAGTCAGCGGCTGAAGCAAAACCTGAAGATTTAACCCAATACGACGCCATCATCGTGGGTACGCCAACCCGCTTTGGCAACATGGCCGGTCAGATGCGTAATTTCTGGGATCGCACTGGTGGATTGTGGGCCTCTGGTGCGCTGTACGGCAAACTCGCCAGTGTATTCGCCTCGACTGGCACCGGTGGCGGTCAGGAACAAACGATTACCTCGGTATGGACCACTCTCGCCCATCACGGCATGGTCATCGTGCCCATTGGTTATGGCACCAAAGAACTTTTCGATATTTCTCAGGTTCGGGGCGGTACGCCTTATGGCGCCACCACGATTGCTGGCGGTGATGGCTCACGCCAACCGTCTGCGGAGGAACTGGGAATTGCCCGCTATCAGGGCCAATACGTCGCCGGACTGGCGGTAAAACTGCAAGGATAA
- a CDS encoding YccJ family protein, whose protein sequence is MATEQSKAHHVGEWATLRHTSPEIAEAIFEVANYDERLAEEIWRQQGSDDVLLRAFDKTDQDVLTWDDKTVERKNV, encoded by the coding sequence ATGGCCACAGAACAGTCGAAAGCTCACCACGTGGGCGAATGGGCCACGCTGCGCCACACCTCACCTGAAATTGCTGAAGCCATTTTTGAGGTGGCGAATTATGACGAACGACTCGCGGAAGAAATCTGGCGTCAGCAAGGAAGCGACGATGTGCTGCTCCGCGCTTTTGATAAGACCGATCAGGACGTTCTGACGTGGGACGACAAAACCGTCGAGCGTAAAAACGTTTAA
- a CDS encoding NAD-dependent succinate-semialdehyde dehydrogenase, whose product MSAYQSINPANNQLLKSWPNHDDTFMQQALSAADELYHSTWCKGDMQPRLQVLHRLADLIDQRVDELAEIASREMGKLIGQSRGEVKICAQIARYYAEHAAHLLQAQPYPSTVGDAWLEYHPIGVVVAVEPWNFPYYQLMRVLAPNLALGNPVLAKHANIVPHCADVFEKLVEEAGAPKGAWTNLFISNQQVADLIADPRVQGVALTGSERAGSAVAEQAGKHLKKSTLELGGNDVFVVLDDADIDEAVRQGAQARLSNCGQVCTAAKRFILHEKIATEFMAKFSAALQSAKPGDPLDESTTLGPLSSKEARDRLVKQVEDAIKQGAHVELGGKVIEGVGCYYQPTILTGLTPQNPAYYQEFFGPVAQVYVVADDRTAVALANDSHYGLGGSVWTRDILRGRNMASQIETGMVFINSQSDTAAELPFGGVKRSGYGRELSDLGLKEFANQKLVVVAG is encoded by the coding sequence ATGTCAGCCTACCAAAGCATCAACCCGGCCAATAATCAGTTGCTGAAATCCTGGCCTAATCACGATGACACCTTCATGCAGCAGGCACTCAGCGCGGCTGACGAACTCTACCACTCTACGTGGTGCAAAGGCGATATGCAGCCACGCCTGCAGGTGCTGCACCGACTGGCCGATTTGATTGATCAACGCGTTGATGAATTAGCGGAGATTGCGAGTCGTGAAATGGGCAAGTTAATCGGGCAGAGCCGAGGTGAAGTAAAAATTTGCGCACAGATCGCCAGATATTATGCGGAACATGCGGCTCACTTGTTACAGGCACAACCCTATCCCAGTACGGTGGGCGATGCCTGGCTTGAGTATCACCCAATAGGGGTGGTGGTGGCCGTCGAGCCCTGGAACTTCCCTTATTACCAGCTGATGCGTGTGCTGGCACCAAATCTGGCACTGGGAAATCCGGTGCTGGCGAAACATGCCAACATTGTGCCGCACTGTGCGGATGTCTTCGAAAAACTGGTTGAAGAAGCGGGTGCGCCAAAGGGTGCGTGGACCAATCTGTTTATCTCGAATCAACAAGTCGCCGATCTGATTGCCGATCCGCGCGTGCAAGGTGTCGCGCTAACGGGCTCTGAACGTGCCGGCAGCGCCGTGGCGGAACAAGCTGGTAAGCATCTGAAAAAATCCACGCTGGAGTTAGGCGGCAATGATGTATTCGTGGTGCTGGACGATGCCGATATCGACGAAGCTGTGCGCCAGGGTGCGCAGGCGCGATTGAGCAACTGTGGTCAGGTGTGTACAGCAGCTAAACGCTTTATTCTGCACGAAAAAATCGCGACTGAGTTTATGGCGAAGTTTAGTGCGGCCCTGCAATCGGCCAAACCGGGGGATCCACTGGATGAGAGCACCACGCTGGGTCCGCTTTCATCGAAAGAGGCACGCGACCGTTTAGTGAAGCAGGTTGAAGATGCGATTAAGCAGGGTGCGCATGTTGAACTGGGCGGCAAAGTGATTGAAGGCGTGGGTTGTTATTATCAGCCGACCATACTCACCGGTCTTACGCCGCAAAACCCTGCCTATTACCAGGAGTTTTTTGGACCCGTCGCACAGGTTTATGTGGTGGCTGACGATCGCACCGCCGTCGCGCTGGCCAATGATTCGCACTATGGCTTAGGCGGTTCAGTCTGGACGCGCGATATTCTGCGTGGGCGCAACATGGCATCGCAGATCGAGACAGGTATGGTGTTTATTAATTCCCAAAGCGATACCGCCGCAGAATTGCCGTTTGGTGGCGTGAAACGCTCAGGCTATGGACGCGAATTGTCCGATCTTGGCCTGAAGGAGTTTGCGAACCAAAAGCTGGTGGTCGTGGCTGGTTAA
- the agp gene encoding bifunctional glucose-1-phosphatase/inositol phosphatase produces the protein MIKKLSLCALSVIAALPIGMSAYAADGDMQLQQVLMLSRHNLRAPLANNGSVLEQSTKKNWPQWDVPGGELTTKGGVLEVYMGNYTRQWLAQQGLVESGTCPDSSNIFVYANSLQRTVATAQYFITGAFPGCDVSVTHQDAMGTMDPIFNPVITDGSDAFNKKALAAMTAANEKLALKPAFQQLEKIVDYKSAPACNGKKQCDLSSGDNTFSAENGKEPNVNGPLKIGNSLVDAFTLQYYEGFPADQVAWGQIKTPEQWKSLAAIKNGYQDALFTSPDVAREVAAPLVDYIRSQLVDQDKANAPKVTVMVGHDSNIASLLSALQVKPYELPGNDEKTPIGGQVVFERWHDAKNNKDLLKMEYVYQTAEQLRNADVLSLKNPPKRVTLQLAGCDADANGYCSWDQFATALNTALQGTPLQPAAPTPAAQPAAQPAPAANDDAKAKADQAAADKAAADKAAADKAAAQKAADAKAAEEKVKADKAAAQKAAEDKAKAEKATAQKAAEDKAKADAAAAQKAQSDATPAKPEGEAAKPAPASN, from the coding sequence ATGATCAAGAAACTGAGTCTTTGCGCGTTGTCAGTTATCGCTGCGCTCCCGATCGGTATGTCTGCTTACGCGGCAGATGGAGATATGCAGTTACAGCAAGTGCTGATGCTGAGCCGTCACAATCTGCGCGCACCGTTAGCCAACAACGGCAGCGTGCTGGAACAATCCACCAAGAAGAATTGGCCGCAGTGGGATGTGCCCGGCGGCGAGTTAACCACCAAAGGCGGCGTGCTGGAAGTCTACATGGGTAACTATACCCGTCAGTGGCTGGCACAGCAGGGCCTGGTGGAAAGCGGCACCTGCCCGGATAGCAGCAACATCTTCGTCTATGCCAATAGCCTGCAACGTACGGTAGCGACCGCGCAGTACTTCATTACCGGTGCTTTCCCGGGCTGTGATGTTTCCGTGACGCATCAGGATGCGATGGGAACCATGGATCCTATCTTTAATCCGGTGATCACGGACGGCAGCGACGCATTCAATAAGAAAGCGCTGGCGGCGATGACGGCTGCGAATGAGAAGCTGGCGCTGAAACCGGCTTTCCAGCAGTTAGAAAAGATTGTTGATTATAAATCTGCACCGGCCTGTAACGGCAAAAAACAGTGTGATCTGAGCAGCGGCGATAACACCTTCAGCGCGGAAAATGGCAAAGAGCCTAACGTGAACGGGCCGCTGAAAATCGGTAATTCCCTGGTCGACGCCTTCACGCTGCAATATTACGAAGGTTTCCCCGCCGATCAGGTGGCCTGGGGCCAGATCAAAACCCCTGAGCAGTGGAAATCTCTCGCAGCGATCAAAAATGGTTATCAGGATGCGCTGTTTACTTCTCCCGATGTTGCACGCGAAGTGGCCGCACCGCTGGTGGATTACATCCGCAGCCAGTTAGTGGATCAAGACAAAGCGAACGCACCGAAAGTCACGGTGATGGTGGGGCACGATTCGAATATTGCTTCACTGCTCAGCGCATTGCAGGTTAAGCCATACGAGCTGCCGGGCAACGATGAGAAAACGCCTATCGGTGGCCAGGTGGTGTTTGAGCGTTGGCACGATGCTAAAAACAACAAAGACCTGCTGAAAATGGAATACGTTTATCAGACCGCAGAACAACTGCGTAATGCCGATGTGCTGAGCCTGAAAAACCCGCCGAAGCGAGTCACGCTGCAACTGGCAGGCTGCGATGCCGATGCCAATGGTTACTGCAGCTGGGATCAGTTTGCTACCGCGTTGAATACTGCTCTGCAGGGCACACCGCTGCAGCCAGCTGCTCCGACTCCGGCAGCGCAGCCAGCGGCACAACCTGCGCCTGCTGCCAATGACGACGCTAAGGCCAAAGCAGATCAAGCCGCGGCTGATAAAGCGGCCGCCGACAAAGCCGCAGCAGATAAAGCAGCGGCGCAGAAAGCGGCTGATGCTAAAGCTGCTGAAGAGAAGGTGAAGGCGGATAAAGCGGCTGCGCAAAAAGCAGCAGAGGATAAAGCGAAAGCCGAGAAAGCCACCGCGCAGAAAGCGGCGGAGGACAAAGCGAAGGCCGATGCCGCTGCAGCGCAGAAAGCGCAGTCAGATGCGACGCCAGCCAAGCCGGAAGGCGAGGCGGCAAAACCGGCACCTGCCAGCAACTAG
- the yccA gene encoding FtsH protease modulator YccA produces MDRIISSSQQQSLISTHKVLRNTYFLLGLTLAFSAVTATLSTVFALPSPGLILMLVGFYGLMFLTYRLANSPAGILAAFAFTGFLGYCLGPILSSFLAAGMGDVIAMALGGTALVFFCCSAYVLTTRRDMSFLGGMMMAGFVVLLVAVVANIFLQLPALHLAISALFILFSAGAILWETSNIIHGGETNYIRATVSLYVSLYNIFVSLLSLLGFASKD; encoded by the coding sequence ATGGATAGAATAATTAGCTCGTCACAGCAGCAATCGCTGATCAGCACCCACAAAGTGCTGCGCAATACCTACTTCTTACTGGGCCTGACGCTGGCGTTTTCCGCGGTCACCGCCACGCTCAGCACCGTGTTTGCTCTGCCCTCTCCGGGCTTAATTTTGATGCTGGTCGGTTTTTACGGTCTGATGTTCCTAACCTACCGTCTGGCAAATAGCCCGGCAGGGATTCTGGCGGCCTTCGCCTTTACCGGCTTCCTCGGTTACTGCCTCGGTCCCATTCTGAGCTCTTTCCTCGCTGCGGGCATGGGCGATGTGATTGCCATGGCGCTGGGCGGCACAGCGCTGGTGTTCTTCTGCTGCTCGGCCTACGTCCTGACCACACGTCGTGACATGTCCTTCCTCGGCGGCATGATGATGGCTGGCTTCGTGGTGCTGCTGGTTGCGGTCGTGGCGAATATCTTCCTGCAACTGCCAGCGCTGCATCTGGCGATCAGTGCGCTGTTTATCCTGTTCTCTGCGGGTGCGATTCTGTGGGAAACCAGTAACATCATTCATGGCGGCGAAACCAACTACATCCGCGCCACCGTGAGCTTGTATGTCTCGCTGTACAATATCTTTGTCAGTCTGCTGAGCCTGTTAGGTTTCGCCAGCAAAGATTAA
- the tusE gene encoding sulfurtransferase TusE, with the protein MIFAGKEIATDAEGYLKNSADWSEALAAVIAENEAIVMSEAHWEVVHFVRAFYQEFNTSPAVRMLVKAMAQKYGEEKGNSRYLFRLFPEGPAKQATKIAGLPKPAKCL; encoded by the coding sequence GTGATTTTTGCCGGTAAAGAGATCGCCACCGATGCGGAAGGCTACTTAAAAAATAGTGCGGACTGGAGCGAAGCACTCGCTGCGGTGATTGCGGAGAATGAAGCCATTGTGATGAGTGAGGCTCACTGGGAAGTGGTGCACTTTGTGCGCGCCTTCTATCAGGAGTTCAATACTTCCCCTGCGGTGCGCATGCTGGTGAAAGCCATGGCGCAGAAATATGGCGAGGAAAAAGGCAATAGCCGTTACCTGTTCCGACTGTTCCCGGAAGGTCCGGCAAAACAAGCCACTAAAATTGCCGGTTTGCCAAAACCTGCCAAGTGTTTGTAA
- the yccX gene encoding acylphosphatase, translating to MANTCYKIWVHGIVQGVGFRYYTQSQANKLGVTGYAHNLRDGSVEVLAAGDEQKVDALIAWLKAGGPTSARVDKVLVEPHQPTPMPTRFTTG from the coding sequence ATGGCGAACACTTGCTATAAAATTTGGGTGCACGGTATTGTGCAAGGCGTGGGCTTTCGTTATTACACGCAGTCACAGGCCAATAAATTAGGCGTTACTGGCTATGCGCATAATCTGCGCGACGGCAGTGTTGAAGTGCTGGCCGCTGGCGATGAACAAAAAGTGGATGCGTTAATCGCCTGGCTAAAAGCAGGTGGGCCGACCAGCGCTCGGGTTGATAAAGTGCTGGTGGAACCTCATCAACCCACGCCGATGCCCACGCGATTTACGACTGGCTAA
- the rlmI gene encoding 23S rRNA (cytosine(1962)-C(5))-methyltransferase RlmI — protein MTVRLILAKGREKSLLRRHPWVFSGAVARMEGKAQSGETIDVCDSNGKWLARAAYSPQSQIRARVWSWQQDESIDIAFFVRAFEKAQQWREWLAQRDGLDSYRLIAGESDGMPGVTIDRFGNFMVLQLLSAGAEYQRPAILSALQQCFPTCAIYDRSDVAVRKKEGLELTQGPVTGELPPPLLPITEHGMKLLVDIQGGHKTGYYLDQRDSRFATRRYAENARVLNCFSYTGGFAVSALMGGCREVISVDTSQDALDVAKQNVELNGLDLSRAQFVRDDVFKLLRRYRDSGEKFDVIVMDPPKFVENKNQLMGACRGYKDINMLAMQLLNPNGILLTFSCSGLMATDLFQKIIADAAVDAGRDVQFVEQFRQAADHPVIASYPEGLYLKGFACRVL, from the coding sequence ATGACTGTTCGATTGATTCTCGCTAAGGGACGTGAAAAATCCCTGCTCCGCCGCCATCCGTGGGTGTTCTCAGGTGCCGTTGCCCGTATGGAAGGCAAAGCCCAGTCTGGTGAAACCATTGATGTCTGCGACAGCAATGGTAAATGGCTGGCCCGTGCCGCTTATTCCCCGCAGTCACAAATTCGCGCGCGCGTCTGGAGCTGGCAGCAGGATGAGTCAATCGACATCGCCTTTTTTGTGCGTGCTTTCGAAAAAGCGCAGCAGTGGCGCGAATGGCTGGCGCAGCGCGATGGCCTTGATAGCTATCGCCTGATTGCCGGTGAATCGGATGGCATGCCTGGCGTGACCATTGACCGTTTCGGCAACTTTATGGTGCTGCAACTGCTCTCTGCCGGAGCTGAATATCAACGTCCGGCGATTCTCTCTGCTTTGCAGCAATGCTTCCCAACTTGCGCTATTTACGATCGTTCTGATGTTGCCGTGCGCAAAAAAGAGGGACTGGAACTGACACAAGGTCCGGTGACCGGCGAGTTGCCTCCGCCGCTATTGCCGATTACCGAACACGGTATGAAATTGCTGGTCGACATTCAGGGTGGCCATAAAACCGGTTACTACCTTGATCAACGTGACAGCCGTTTTGCCACGCGCCGCTACGCTGAGAACGCTCGTGTGCTGAACTGTTTCTCCTACACCGGTGGATTTGCCGTGTCAGCTTTGATGGGCGGCTGCCGTGAAGTGATCAGCGTGGATACGTCACAGGATGCGCTGGATGTGGCAAAACAGAACGTGGAGCTGAATGGCCTCGATCTATCGCGTGCACAGTTCGTTCGTGATGATGTGTTCAAACTGCTGCGTCGCTATCGTGACAGCGGCGAAAAGTTTGACGTCATTGTAATGGACCCGCCGAAGTTTGTTGAGAACAAGAACCAGCTGATGGGCGCCTGCCGCGGATATAAAGATATCAATATGCTGGCGATGCAGTTGCTCAATCCTAACGGCATTCTGCTGACATTCTCATGCTCAGGACTGATGGCCACCGATCTGTTCCAGAAAATTATCGCCGATGCCGCAGTCGATGCGGGTCGTGATGTACAATTTGTTGAGCAGTTCCGTCAGGCAGCCGATCATCCCGTGATCGCGAGCTATCCTGAAGGGCTTTATCTGAAAGGATTTGCCTGCCGCGTGCTGTGA
- the hspQ gene encoding heat shock protein HspQ — translation MITSKFGIGQQVRHRLSGVLGVIVDVDPEFSLDEPEQDDVAASETLRAAPWYHVVMEDEEGEQVHTYVAEIQLAGETSYEHPEQPSMDELAASIRQQLQAPSLRH, via the coding sequence ATGATTACCAGTAAATTTGGAATTGGACAGCAGGTCCGTCACCGTCTCTCCGGGGTGCTCGGCGTTATCGTGGATGTCGACCCGGAGTTTTCACTCGATGAACCCGAACAGGATGATGTGGCCGCCAGTGAAACCCTGCGTGCCGCACCCTGGTATCACGTGGTGATGGAAGATGAAGAAGGTGAACAGGTACACACCTATGTCGCCGAAATTCAGTTAGCAGGTGAAACGTCGTATGAGCATCCTGAGCAACCTTCGATGGATGAACTCGCCGCTTCTATCCGGCAGCAGTTGCAGGCACCCAGCCTGCGCCATTAA
- a CDS encoding CoA-binding protein has product MNDQTIRDVLSRTKRIALVGASDRADRPSYGVMKFLLDQGYEVIPVSPKLAGQQLLGQTAYATLAEIPGKVDMVDVFRNAEAAWGVAQEAIAIGADTLWLQLGVINEQAAVLAGDAGMTVVMDRCPKIEIPRLGIVPLAQ; this is encoded by the coding sequence ATGAATGATCAAACGATTCGTGATGTGTTGAGCCGAACCAAACGCATTGCATTGGTCGGGGCGAGCGATCGCGCCGATCGCCCAAGCTATGGTGTGATGAAGTTTTTGCTTGATCAAGGTTATGAGGTTATTCCGGTGAGTCCAAAACTGGCGGGACAGCAATTGCTGGGGCAGACCGCTTACGCCACGCTGGCAGAAATTCCGGGTAAAGTGGATATGGTAGATGTGTTTCGCAATGCTGAGGCCGCGTGGGGTGTGGCACAGGAAGCGATTGCCATTGGTGCCGATACACTGTGGCTGCAGTTGGGCGTGATCAATGAGCAGGCGGCAGTGTTAGCAGGAGATGCCGGCATGACGGTGGTGATGGATCGTTGCCCTAAAATTGAAATTCCGCGCCTGGGCATAGTGCCCCTGGCGCAGTAA
- a CDS encoding YccT family protein, translating to MKLSLAVTSLLVLLVSASCHAITLKLDPEIDLLVLDGRKISGSLLKGADSLELERGQHQFLFRVEKPCADATHFQSVPMIVTFNASATSVAIRLPALANRRERSTFDKALNFQLVDERGNEITSVRDRLPLGSDSDLEKAMLNYNRTAQAASVPRFALQSVSASDAQMSLDFAWQDAGELPYLQQWFQRFDAATRLRFISWMKTLRAS from the coding sequence ATGAAGCTGTCTTTGGCTGTTACGAGTTTACTCGTGTTACTCGTATCGGCATCCTGCCATGCCATCACCCTGAAACTCGATCCTGAAATCGATTTGCTGGTGCTCGATGGTCGCAAAATCTCAGGCTCGTTGCTGAAAGGCGCGGACAGCCTGGAGCTGGAGCGTGGGCAGCATCAATTCCTGTTTCGCGTTGAAAAACCTTGTGCGGATGCCACGCATTTTCAGTCGGTGCCGATGATCGTCACGTTCAATGCCAGCGCCACTTCAGTCGCGATTCGTTTACCCGCTTTGGCCAACCGCCGGGAACGCAGCACGTTCGATAAGGCGCTCAATTTCCAGCTAGTTGATGAACGAGGCAATGAAATCACCAGCGTGCGCGATCGCTTACCACTGGGTAGTGATAGCGATCTGGAAAAGGCCATGTTGAATTATAACCGTACTGCCCAGGCGGCATCGGTTCCTCGCTTTGCGCTGCAATCGGTGAGTGCGTCGGATGCCCAGATGAGTCTCGATTTTGCCTGGCAGGATGCGGGGGAGTTACCTTATCTGCAACAGTGGTTTCAGCGTTTTGATGCTGCTACACGCCTGAGATTTATCAGTTGGATGAAAACCTTACGCGCAAGTTGA